One window from the genome of Streptomyces cadmiisoli encodes:
- a CDS encoding response regulator produces MTQTPTVRILLADDHALVRRGVRLIVDREPDLEVVAEAGDGAEAIDLARANDVDLAVLDIAMPRMTGLQAARELAVLKPGLRVLMLTMHDNEQYFFQALKAGAGGYVLKSVADRDLVAACRAAMRDEPFLYPGAVTALIRNYLDRVRHGEEPPDRMLTAREEEVLKLVAEGHSSKEIAEMLFISIKTVHRHRANLLHKLGLRDRLELTRYAIRAGLIEP; encoded by the coding sequence ATGACCCAGACTCCGACAGTTCGCATCCTCCTCGCCGACGACCACGCATTGGTACGTCGCGGTGTGCGGCTCATCGTCGACCGCGAACCGGACCTCGAGGTCGTCGCCGAGGCCGGTGACGGCGCGGAGGCCATCGACCTGGCCCGCGCCAACGACGTCGACCTGGCCGTGCTGGACATCGCCATGCCCCGTATGACCGGTCTGCAGGCCGCACGGGAACTCGCCGTGCTCAAGCCGGGACTGCGTGTGCTGATGCTGACGATGCACGACAACGAGCAGTACTTCTTCCAGGCTCTCAAAGCCGGCGCCGGCGGATACGTCCTGAAGTCCGTGGCCGACCGCGACCTGGTCGCCGCCTGCCGGGCGGCCATGCGCGACGAGCCCTTCCTCTACCCGGGCGCGGTCACCGCCCTGATCCGCAACTACCTCGACCGCGTCCGTCACGGCGAGGAACCCCCCGACCGCATGCTGACCGCCCGCGAGGAGGAGGTCCTCAAACTCGTGGCCGAAGGCCATTCCTCCAAGGAGATCGCCGAGATGCTCTTCATCAGCATCAAGACCGTCCACCGGCACCGGGCGAATCTCCTGCACAAACTCGGCCTGCGGGACCGGCTGGAGCTCACCCGGTACGCCATCCGGGCCGGCCTGATCGAACCCTGA